Below is a window of Impatiens glandulifera chromosome 2, dImpGla2.1, whole genome shotgun sequence DNA.
tatatatatatatatatatattttaatttatgtattattttaattttgtgtgctaaaaaaatgtttttatattgaACATTCACATTCACAACTGTCACaatcacttttaaaaattgcttataattaatataattattttctcttttgttatgatattttattttaaagtttataattaatataattgttttaattctTATATTCTCATTCAAACCTAtcaattattcttaaaaattgtcaaaaataaaaaataaatttttagtctaagttattaaaataaatatatatttttataataaacgcaattgttttttattgtattatggaatattattacaaaaaaattgtCTTATCAAACTTAATTCAAATCATCTAACTCCCTcctcatatattatatattgtttaatattgAAGTAGTTGCTTGATTATTGTCCGTCACTATTATTTaacttcttaaaataaaaaaaatgaaaagaaagaaaaaataaaaagaaagaaattataatattatatattttattcctGATTGAGAAGGTGTAATGCTATATCAGACCAATAGGGTGTAAACTAGTTAAGTTGCTGGTGGGCAAACTCTTTGATATTTTcgatttttacgtttttagatCTCGAGTAATTTGAATGGTCAACTAACTGTGTTCGAGTATAAATTTTGATACTCAATCGAATTCATATAATACAAATCGAGTTGAGCAGTCCGGTACTCGACACGTTTACACTCTACCGTCAACTATCGAAGATTAGAAACACTTAACAGATTATAATTGAGTCATCTTGGTGCCATCTGGTAGTCAAAACACGCTCAGCAGACTcgtaaatatctttttttttaaatcaaacataGAGAAATTTATTAATAGTCAAATAACCAGCATCAACTTTACAATAAATAATGCATGAAAaacaatctaattaattgtCTTCTATTAAATTATAGATCATCTGCCCCAATGGAACAGTACCCTTAGTCATGATCTCAAACCTGGATCTGTTAGAGGCATGCGCGAACAAAGAAATTCCGAAACCAAGAAGCTCCGGCAGAAACAGCCTAGAAGACAAGAAACCGTGCCAATAACGAGGTTCCAAATCAAAAAACGCATCGAAAAACCTTCTCGTCGATTCTAAATCAAGCTTCAATAAGATATCCATACCAAAACAGAAGAATTCTCTTTGCCTTCTCCTCTCAATTGGCCACAAATCTTTCCAAACCTCCTCTGACAGTTTATCTCCCAAAACTACGCTTCTTTCAGAAGAACCGAGGTATCTAACGATGGCATTAGCCACTATAGGAGCCGCGGCTAGAGTCCTGGCGACCATATAACCAGTTGAAGGATGAACCATTCCAGCAGTCCCACCAATCCCAACCACTCTTTGTGGAAGGATTGGAAGTGGCCCTCCCATTGGAATCACACATCGTTCATCCTCTTCAATGCTCTTCACTTTAATACCCAAATGCTTTAATCTAGCCACCATCCTCTCTTGGATATCTTCAATTGACACACCTGGACGTGCCACCAGTGATGTTTCTTCGAGAAAGATCCGATTTGACGAAAAGGGCATGGCATAGAGGAATGTTGGGATCCTACTGTTTCTCTCCTTTAGATTCTTATTGTTTTCGAGATGGGAATCTCTCCAATCCATGAAGACCATTTTGTTAACATCAAATGGGTGTTCTTCAACTTCAGCTAAAATTCCATAAGCAACTTGATAACCAGGATTATAAGGTTTCTCGTACTGAACCAGGCATCTAGAGAAACCGGTTGCATCCAGGACAACCGAAGCTTGAACTGTGACACCATCGTTGCAAATCAGAAATGACTTAGTT
It encodes the following:
- the LOC124924019 gene encoding lycopene beta cyclase, chloroplastic encodes the protein MDSLLRTHSKLEFLHPVHGFTEKTSNLITSKTYGQELRLGTKKPYSKLCRSSSSSLLELVPETKKENLDFDLPLYDPSKNLVVDLAVVGGGPAGLAVAQQVSEAGLSVCAIDPSPKLIWPNNYGVWVDEFEAMDLLDCLDTTWSGAEVYINDHTTKELSRPYGRVNRKQLKSKMMQKCITNGVKFHQAKVIKVIHEETKSFLICNDGVTVQASVVLDATGFSRCLVQYEKPYNPGYQVAYGILAEVEEHPFDVNKMVFMDWRDSHLENNKNLKERNSRIPTFLYAMPFSSNRIFLEETSLVARPGVSIEDIQERMVARLKHLGIKVKSIEEDERCVIPMGGPLPILPQRVVGIGGTAGMVHPSTGYMVARTLAAAPIVANAIVRYLGSSERSVVLGDKLSEEVWKDLWPIERRRQREFFCFGMDILLKLDLESTRRFFDAFFDLEPRYWHGFLSSRLFLPELLGFGISLFAHASNRSRFEIMTKGTVPLGQMIYNLIEDN